ATCAACGGAGTGAAGCCCGCCACCATGGCGAAACAGAACCCCAAGGAGATCTGCCCTGGATGCGTCTCGGAATTCAGCACCGCCAGAAGACGAGCCAACATTCTCATCATCGAGGGCCGACCTTTCTCCGTAGCGTCCCACGTGTGATAGTAGCATAGGGCGCTGCAAAAGCAACTGCGGCCGACATTGGCCGATCAAGGCGAACTCGTCAGCCCGCGGCCAACTTGGCCGTCTGTCGGTTGACGAGCCAGACGCCGGCCAAGATCAATCCGATGCCGATGAGTTCGACCGGCCCGACCGCTTCGTTGAGGATGAGCGCGGACAAGCCGACGGCGGCCACGGGGGTCAGGTTGCCGAGCACGGAAGCTCTCGACGGTCCAATCCCCTTCACGCCGAAGAGCCAGGCCTGTTGGGCCACGGCCGTGGCAAACACCACCAAATACCCTAAGGCCAGCCAGTCGGCCGACGAGACGGAAGCCGGACCGGCCTCCATCATCTTGCGGTCCACCCACAATAACGGCACCTGCAGCAGC
The sequence above is drawn from the Nitrospirota bacterium genome and encodes:
- a CDS encoding EamA family transporter, whose product is GALLSFAGVGLVSVAGFRSVGEQPLVGGVLVFLGVASWALYSIGSRTVMERLSALTVNWTTLLVATLLQVPLLWVDRKMMEAGPASVSSADWLALGYLVVFATAVAQQAWLFGVKGIGPSRASVLGNLTPVAAVGLSALILNEAVGPVELIGIGLILAGVWLVNRQTAKLAAG